ACGATCGTCGACCTCGCCACTGGAGACGAGTTCCCGCCCAATTCGCGACTCTCTCCGAAGAGTACGCACGCACGCGGTGGCGAGAACATCGCTGAACTGGAGGGAGACCCCTCCTTCACAGCGACGTCTCTGGTCCCATTCCTACACAACGAGGTCCCTGAGGGCCACCGAAACGAGGCATTTGCCGAATTCCACGGTCAGGACTTCCCCTGGGCACAGCGTATCCACTGGCGGGATGACCTGAAGTACGTGTTCAACACGTTCGACGAGGACGAACTATACGACTTGGCCGCAGACCCACACGAACTGGTCAACGTCGCCGACGACCCAGAGTACGAAGACGACAAGCGAGCACTCGCCGAACGGATGTGGGAGATTGCTCGCGAGACCGGAGACTACCAGATCTCAGAACTGCACTACGGTATGCACCGGTTCGCCCCGGTCGGCCCCAACGGCCGGGACCGAACATAGGCGCTCGAACAGTCCTCGATGACCGGCTCAGCGTCGGGGTCACACCAATGTTTATTGTGACTTCCCATCTGTCCACGGTATGGAATCCCACGAGGCGTTCACCGACGTTCTCACCGATGCTGACTTCTCGAAGTATGAGGCGGAGGTCTACCTCTCTGTACTGGAACTCACTGACGCGAGCGCTGCAGATATCGCGGAAATCTCGACCGTTCCACGTTCCCGGGTGTACGACGTACTCCGTGACCTCGAAACGCAGGGTTACCTAGAGACCTATGAGGCGGATTCACTCCGGGCCCGGATTACTGACCCTTCGACAGTGGCGGACGAACTGTACGAGAAATCACGACGATTCGCGGAGACGGCGGCGGATATCGAGAATATGTGGGAACAGCCACCACTCAGACAACACAATGTTCGAGTCTTCCAGAACCACACTAGGACGATAGACGAGGCCCGGGAACGGTTACATGATGCGGATACGATTGTCCACCTGGCCGTCTCACCGGACGAACTCGAACAGCTACAAGACACGCTCGCAACGTTGCGCGACCGAGATGTTATCGTCCGCATCGCACTCCATGAGGGGTATCGCGAGATCGACGACCCTGCAGAGCTGGATATCCAGTACTCGGCGGTGGCCAGTGAGGTTCGGTTCTGTAGTTCGGTATTGCCGTTTCTGGCGATGATCGACGGCGACTTAACCGTCTTCGGCGTCCAGAGCAGACACGGCAACGAATACGGGATGGTTATCGACGATCATATCCACTCTTCTATCCTACACTGGTACTTTCAGATTCAGCTGTGGGAGCCCTGGAATACGATCTACTCTTCCGAAGAGACTGACGAGACTACTTATACCAGCATTCGGGAGTTTATCCGGGACATAGAGTCGATCCGCAAGACCAACGAACAGGTCGTTGTCCGCGTTGAGGGCATCGAGACGTTCTCCGGCGAGCCGGTGAAAATCACGGGGACGGTTGATGATATTGTTTACACGGACTCAGGGATTGCCGACGACCAACCTTTTAGTCAGTTGTTCATCCAGGCCGCAATCGTTGTCTCTGACGACGAGGACGAGTACACCATTGGCGGGTACGGCGCGATTCTAGAGGATATCCGAGCGGTTCGGATCACGATCCGCTCCATCGAGTGAGCGAGTCTCTGGCTCGCACTGTGCCTCTGGATAGCGAATAGTCGATGAATATTGATGTAAAAACTCCCCACTTTTATATACGGGGAGTGACATTGACAACATATGCCATCACGGAATAGTGGCAGTACCGACAAGCTGAAACGACGCTCATTCATTGCAAGTACTGGCGCAGCAGGGGTCACCTTGCTCGCCGGCTGTGGCGGGAACGGTGGCGGCGACGGTGGCAGTGGCGACGGCGGTAGCGGCGACGGCGGTTCGGGTGGCGACGGTGGCAGTGGCGACGGCGGTAGCGGCGACGGCGGCAGCTCCGGATCGAACGGCGATGAGAGCATAGAACTGAGTATGCTCATGTTCACCGGACAGACGACAGATGAGAACCTCGCGGCGCTCGATTCCACGATCTCGAGCTTCGAGGAACAGACCGGACACTCGGTCGACATGTCCGGCATCGCACAAGCTGGGCAGATCATCAACCAGACACGAACGGCCGTCGAGGGAGGGAACCCGCCGAATGTTGCCGCGGTTCCGGCCGGCGGCATCCTGGGGATGATCGATAACGACCTACTCGAACCGGTCGGCGACCGACTCGATAGCTCCGATCAACTAAGCCGGTCGGACTTCACCCGCGAGCGGAAGTTCGACATCGGCTCTCTCAACGGCGATACCCTCTACGGCATACCGTTCATGTCCGGTCATTGGGGGTCGCTGTACTACAACGGAGACATGCTGGAGCAGGCAGGTTACGATCCGATGGAGCCGAACTTCCGGACGTGGCCGGAGTTCATGGAGGTTGCTAACGATGTCAAAGAGGAAGTGGGAATTCAACCAGTCGGATTCTCGGGTGCTGACCACATCCATTCGACGGTGCAGTGGCACGGGTTTTTCGCCACCACCGGTACCGGTTCGTGGCTCAACGAGGACCAGTCGAGCACAGTGCTCAACGAGGATCCCGGTATCTCCACGGCTCAGTTCACACAGCAAGGCGTTGACGACAACCTCCTCCCCGATGGCGTGGTGAACCAGAACGCGCTAGACTTCCGTGAGCTATTCAGGTCTGAGCAACTCTTCGCCTACCAGACCGGGAGCTGGGAGAAAGCTGCTCTCGACGAGTCGGACATCAATTATGGGATTACCTACAACCCCCAGGCACCTGACGGGCAAGCATCTGGTTTCTCCGGCGGATGGTTCTTCGTCATCCCGCGTGGGGCCGAAAACGTCGACGAGTCGTGGCAGTTAATCGAACACCTCATGCAGGTTGACAATCTCAGTGCCTACGCGGGGCTGCCTCCGATCCTCACTGACGGTCTCGAGAACGTCTTCGAAGGGTTCCAGGACGGCCTCGGTCGCGATGTCGGTGACATCTTCGTGGAGGAGATCCTGAACGCCTCGTTCCCGACAATCCACCCCAACCAGGGACGGATGTGGTCGGCACAGCGAGAGGAGCTCCAGCAGCTTCTCCTCGGCAGAAAGAACGCTGAACAGGCGATGAACGACCTAGACAGCGCCATAACCGAGTTGCTGTGAGCCGCTGAGGCTGCCATTCTCGGTCCCAAACGCTTTTCTACTTTTGCATCATTGTCCCTGACGAACACGGCCCTGAGCAGATGATACCATGTCTGAAACCAACGTAACACAGTCGATATCGAGCTTAAATCGCCTCAAAGAACGCCTCCGGGAGAGTGGGGTGAACGCCGGTGTTGCGTTCATCCTGCCGACATTCCTGCTTATCGCCGGTCTCCTGCTCTACCCGATGGTGAACACCTTGTTGCTCAGCGTGGGCCTCACCGAGGGCGGGTTTACTTTGTCCTTCTACGAGACGTTGTTCACCGCGAACTGGTTCGGTCGTGTCGTTCGGAACAGCGCAGTGTGGGTGATCTTGGGGGCCTTTCTGCAGATCGTCGTCGGTTTCGGACTGGCGCTCCTGTTGAACACACCACTGCCGAAAAAAAAGTATCTTCGTGGACTCTTCTTGCTTCCCTGGATTACTCCAGCCGTCGTCGTTGCACTCGTGTTTAAATGGATGTACCATCCGCAGTTCGGTATCCTCAACCACCTCTTGATGCAAGTTGGTGTCCTCGGCTCGCCCATCCAGTGGCTCTCGAACCCAGACATCGCGCTGTTTTCTCTCATCATTGCAGGCGTCTGGAAGCGGTTCCCCTTTGTGATGATTATGCTCTTGGCGGGGCTGCAAGACATCGATGACCAGCTCACAAATGCTGCGATAATCGACGGCGCACCGTATTTTGCGCGGATGCGTCACGTGACACTCCCACAGTTGATGCCGGTGCTGAAGATTGTCGTGCTCCTCTCGGTCATCTGGTGTTTCAACCAGTTCGCCATTATCTTCGCCGCGACCGGAGGCGGACCGATCGGCTCGACGATGATTTTCCCGGTGAAGGTGTACGAACTCGGGTTCCAGCAGTTCAATTCCGGCCTGGCCACGGCGCTGTCGGTCATCATGTTCGGTATCATGGTGCTATTCATGATTGCGTACATGCGCACGCTTCGTAGCCAGGGGGTGGAGCTATGAGTTCCACGAGGAGTGAATATGAATCCAAGGGCCGACAGTACCTTCGATACTTGGCAGCGTACACTTTGCTCGTCATGGCGCTGTTCCCCATCTACTGGATTCTTACCTCATCACTCAAATCTCCGAACGCGATTGTCACTGTCTCGCCCTCCCTCGTTCCAGCCCTGGACACGCTGACGCTACAGCACTACCAGGCCGTACTTGACGGTCAGATGCCGGATTATTTCCTTAACAGCGTCATCGTCACGCTCACGACGATGGTTACGTCGGTCATCCTCGCTGTCTTTGCCGGGTACGGCTGGGCAAAGTTTGAATTCCGTGGGTCTCGCTTCACGTCCACGTTTGTCATTCTCAGCCGCATCTTTCCCATCGTCGTCATCCTCGTCCCCATGTTCCAAATCCTGCGTTCGATTGGTGCACTAAACTCGCATCCGGGACTGGTACTCTCGTATTTCGTGTACACGCTCCCGTTGACGGCCTGGATGCTCAAGGGATTCTTCGAGAACATCCCGGACAACGTCATTCGCGCAGCGCGGGTTGACGGATTCTCAGAATTCCGTATCTTCCTTGAGATTGTGCTCCCGATGGTGCGGCCTGGAATCATCGCCACTGCGTTGTTCTCGGTCGTCATTGCCTGGCAGGAGCTCGTCTTCGCGCTCACATTCCTCCAGGATGACGAGCTCTACACGATGCCCGTTGCTCTCGTCGGCCTCACGAACCAGTACGATATCCAGTGGGGGCTCATGATGGCTTCGTCGTTCGCATTCATGCTCCCAGTTGCGGTGTTGTTCCTCCTGACTCAGAACTACTTCATCAAGGGCATCACTGGCGGGGCGGCGGAATAGAAGCCTGCTAATCCGTCCGCTGAGCGCTTTATCGTCCCCTTAGCGTCCAAGGACGCCTGCCTAACCAGAACATTTAATAATCATCAATTAGAAAATTCCTACAGAATTCCCACAATGAATAGCAATAATTCTGCGGGGAGGAGCTATCATGGCTGACGTTACTCTGAAGGATGCAACGAAACAGTATGCCGATGGCGTGATTGGCGCGGAAGACGTAAACCTCAGTATCCAAGATGGCGAGTTCCTGATTCTCGTCGGTCCCTCCGGTTGTGGGAAGACGACGACCTTGGAGATGATCGCGGGTCTGCAAAAGCCCACGGGTGGGCAAGTCCTGATCGATGGTGAGGTAATGAATGAGGTACCACCCCAGGAACGGGACCTCGCGATGGTGTTTCAGGACTACGCCCTGTACCCCCACAAGACTGTCCGTGGGAACATGATGTTTGGCCTGAAGTACTCTACCGATCTCACTAAGGAGGAACAACGGCAGAAAGTCGAAGAAGCAGCAGAACTCCTCGGAATTTCCGATCTTCTCGACCAGAAGCCGGACCAGCTATCCGGAGGGCAACAACAGCGGGTCGCGCTTGGTCGTGCAATCGTCCGGGACCCCGAGGTATCACTGCTCGACGAGCCACTCTCGAACCTGGACGCGAAACTTCGGACTCAGATGCGGGCCGAACTCCAGCGCCTCCAGGACCAACTCGACGTGACGATGATATACGTCACGCACGACCAAACGGAGGCGATGACAATGGGTGACCGAATCGCCATTCTCGACGATGGTCACG
This DNA window, taken from Haloarcula ordinaria, encodes the following:
- a CDS encoding carbohydrate ABC transporter permease → MSSTRSEYESKGRQYLRYLAAYTLLVMALFPIYWILTSSLKSPNAIVTVSPSLVPALDTLTLQHYQAVLDGQMPDYFLNSVIVTLTTMVTSVILAVFAGYGWAKFEFRGSRFTSTFVILSRIFPIVVILVPMFQILRSIGALNSHPGLVLSYFVYTLPLTAWMLKGFFENIPDNVIRAARVDGFSEFRIFLEIVLPMVRPGIIATALFSVVIAWQELVFALTFLQDDELYTMPVALVGLTNQYDIQWGLMMASSFAFMLPVAVLFLLTQNYFIKGITGGAAE
- a CDS encoding TrmB family transcriptional regulator — protein: MESHEAFTDVLTDADFSKYEAEVYLSVLELTDASAADIAEISTVPRSRVYDVLRDLETQGYLETYEADSLRARITDPSTVADELYEKSRRFAETAADIENMWEQPPLRQHNVRVFQNHTRTIDEARERLHDADTIVHLAVSPDELEQLQDTLATLRDRDVIVRIALHEGYREIDDPAELDIQYSAVASEVRFCSSVLPFLAMIDGDLTVFGVQSRHGNEYGMVIDDHIHSSILHWYFQIQLWEPWNTIYSSEETDETTYTSIREFIRDIESIRKTNEQVVVRVEGIETFSGEPVKITGTVDDIVYTDSGIADDQPFSQLFIQAAIVVSDDEDEYTIGGYGAILEDIRAVRITIRSIE
- a CDS encoding ABC transporter substrate-binding protein, with amino-acid sequence MPSRNSGSTDKLKRRSFIASTGAAGVTLLAGCGGNGGGDGGSGDGGSGDGGSGGDGGSGDGGSGDGGSSGSNGDESIELSMLMFTGQTTDENLAALDSTISSFEEQTGHSVDMSGIAQAGQIINQTRTAVEGGNPPNVAAVPAGGILGMIDNDLLEPVGDRLDSSDQLSRSDFTRERKFDIGSLNGDTLYGIPFMSGHWGSLYYNGDMLEQAGYDPMEPNFRTWPEFMEVANDVKEEVGIQPVGFSGADHIHSTVQWHGFFATTGTGSWLNEDQSSTVLNEDPGISTAQFTQQGVDDNLLPDGVVNQNALDFRELFRSEQLFAYQTGSWEKAALDESDINYGITYNPQAPDGQASGFSGGWFFVIPRGAENVDESWQLIEHLMQVDNLSAYAGLPPILTDGLENVFEGFQDGLGRDVGDIFVEEILNASFPTIHPNQGRMWSAQREELQQLLLGRKNAEQAMNDLDSAITELL
- a CDS encoding carbohydrate ABC transporter permease yields the protein MSETNVTQSISSLNRLKERLRESGVNAGVAFILPTFLLIAGLLLYPMVNTLLLSVGLTEGGFTLSFYETLFTANWFGRVVRNSAVWVILGAFLQIVVGFGLALLLNTPLPKKKYLRGLFLLPWITPAVVVALVFKWMYHPQFGILNHLLMQVGVLGSPIQWLSNPDIALFSLIIAGVWKRFPFVMIMLLAGLQDIDDQLTNAAIIDGAPYFARMRHVTLPQLMPVLKIVVLLSVIWCFNQFAIIFAATGGGPIGSTMIFPVKVYELGFQQFNSGLATALSVIMFGIMVLFMIAYMRTLRSQGVEL
- a CDS encoding ABC transporter ATP-binding protein encodes the protein MADVTLKDATKQYADGVIGAEDVNLSIQDGEFLILVGPSGCGKTTTLEMIAGLQKPTGGQVLIDGEVMNEVPPQERDLAMVFQDYALYPHKTVRGNMMFGLKYSTDLTKEEQRQKVEEAAELLGISDLLDQKPDQLSGGQQQRVALGRAIVRDPEVSLLDEPLSNLDAKLRTQMRAELQRLQDQLDVTMIYVTHDQTEAMTMGDRIAILDDGHVQQVGTPSEVYNQPENEFVAQFIGSPSMNVFDATVEGGTVQTDEFILSLDDVSDRRDGEKIRFGIRPEDIAASIDPDEGLTTAKVTVVERLGDENLLHLKFMGQDIVARVGESIFPSEGEDIGIDFPIEQVYLFDENGETFKHRNIKEEGAQRLNRNV